In Candidatus Sodalis pierantonius str. SOPE, one DNA window encodes the following:
- a CDS encoding collagenase, translated as MTQFLTCTQFQRMSDYASSNCFIALCDLINSVPPHSRDDQFLYTKQKQLKSVIKQTIRASLEFAATGSDVYALDHLRRAMDAYTAIGVRVIKYSHMHDQGSLLKPLNRQLTHWLKAYKDLGEKSPLREEIRVVLAKYVADTGQNPTELSRHYFHGLFKPLNHRTLVPHKTPLSTGGELQSQLALSPCERDEIGRELEKTVAKFVALFGKKTVMDYVSKPLRMVVFKERKQYVCYGNYPYRINTNNGGLFVKGEPSSPHNQPSLYVYYQERKILNLCHEFVHFLDSKYITYGNSAYLPSEWVTFWQEGVAQYLSGQGEAYAAAALRRDPDGQRPSLSQIVDIDAYSADGHSDRLYVWPYYVFKYLASTPETKDIRSALAIALGKPDHGGAYKRVLTEFVTAHADRFNAWLDTETILAKTAREGANAPRAAAAARA; from the coding sequence ATGACGCAATTCCTGACCTGCACACAGTTCCAACGCATGAGTGATTATGCCTCCAGCAACTGCTTTATTGCACTTTGCGATCTCATAAACAGTGTGCCCCCACACAGCCGCGATGATCAATTTTTATATACCAAGCAAAAGCAGCTCAAGAGCGTTATCAAGCAAACGATCCGAGCATCACTGGAATTTGCCGCAACAGGATCAGATGTCTATGCTTTGGATCATTTGCGTCGCGCGATGGATGCTTATACCGCCATTGGCGTCAGAGTAATAAAGTACAGCCATATGCATGACCAAGGTTCGTTACTCAAGCCGCTTAACCGACAACTTACCCACTGGCTTAAGGCTTATAAGGATTTGGGAGAAAAGAGCCCGCTGAGAGAAGAGATTCGCGTGGTGCTGGCGAAATATGTGGCGGATACCGGGCAAAACCCGACTGAATTATCTCGTCACTACTTTCACGGGCTGTTCAAGCCGCTTAATCACCGTACCCTTGTCCCGCACAAAACCCCATTATCAACCGGCGGCGAGCTGCAATCGCAGCTCGCGCTCTCTCCTTGTGAACGCGATGAGATTGGTAGGGAACTCGAAAAAACAGTCGCAAAATTTGTTGCGCTGTTTGGCAAAAAAACGGTGATGGATTATGTCTCTAAACCGCTGCGGATGGTTGTCTTCAAAGAGAGAAAGCAATACGTATGTTATGGTAATTATCCTTACCGCATTAACACTAATAACGGTGGACTCTTCGTCAAAGGCGAACCGAGCAGTCCTCACAATCAGCCAAGCCTATATGTGTATTACCAGGAAAGAAAAATTCTTAATCTTTGCCATGAGTTTGTGCATTTTCTCGATAGTAAATACATTACCTATGGCAACAGCGCCTATCTCCCCTCAGAATGGGTGACCTTTTGGCAAGAGGGCGTAGCACAATATCTCTCCGGTCAGGGTGAGGCTTATGCCGCGGCGGCATTGCGACGCGATCCTGACGGCCAGCGCCCCAGTTTATCGCAAATTGTTGATATCGACGCCTATTCCGCCGACGGGCACAGCGACAGGCTGTACGTTTGGCCTTACTATGTGTTTAAATATCTCGCGAGCACCCCCGAGACCAAAGATATCAGGAGCGCATTAGCAATAGCGCTCGGGAAGCCGGACCATGGCGGCGCTTATAAACGTGTGTTGACCGAGTTTGTGACGGCGCATGCCGATCGGTTCAACGCCTGGTTAGACACAGAGACTATCCTTGCCAAAACCGCCCGCGAGGGTGCTAACGCACCTCGTGCCGCCGCGGCCGCACGCGCGTAA
- a CDS encoding DUF333 domain-containing protein — translation MATSVVLLVACNSDPSVNDEPEQQGTAVRMPRPVLSQAEQAACSGVGGTLTAALQLDGSTVGMCQLTDGRRLPAR, via the coding sequence TTGGCTACCTCAGTCGTGTTACTGGTGGCGTGCAACAGCGATCCCAGTGTCAATGACGAACCCGAACAGCAGGGGACGGCGGTACGTATGCCGCGCCCGGTGCTGAGCCAGGCGGAACAGGCCGCCTGTAGCGGCGTCGGCGGCACGCTTACCGCCGCCCTGCAGTTGGATGGCTCCACCGTAGGAATGTGCCAGCTCACCGACGGCCGCCGCCTGCCGGCGCGCTGA